The Streptomyces pactum genome contains a region encoding:
- a CDS encoding DUF6299 family protein: MPVRSATRTRVTATAAVKAAAAAAAGAALLLLSAPAASAAPHDARHITESVTVDSTGRLAADGTVTLSGTYRCTAAVGAVFVSSSVSQGDSSVEYGIGGTWAVCDGLEHRWVNTGKSSANDLKPGAARVEATLMELRPIGGLPLPAFHAIHAQNVTLTEA; encoded by the coding sequence ATGCCCGTACGCTCCGCGACCCGCACCAGAGTCACAGCCACAGCCGCGGTCAAAGCCGCAGCCGCAGCCGCCGCCGGCGCCGCCCTGCTCCTGCTGTCCGCCCCCGCCGCCTCGGCTGCCCCCCACGACGCCCGCCACATCACGGAGTCGGTGACGGTCGACTCGACCGGCCGCCTCGCCGCGGACGGCACCGTCACCCTCTCCGGCACCTACCGGTGCACCGCCGCAGTCGGCGCCGTCTTCGTCAGCTCCTCCGTGAGCCAGGGCGACTCGTCCGTCGAGTACGGGATCGGCGGCACCTGGGCGGTCTGCGACGGCCTGGAGCACCGCTGGGTCAACACGGGCAAGTCCTCCGCGAACGACCTGAAGCCCGGCGCGGCCCGCGTGGAGGCGACCCTGATGGAACTGCGGCCCATCGGCGGCCTGCCGCTCCCCGCCTTCCACGCGATCCACGCCCAGAACGTGACCCTCACGGAGGCCTGA
- a CDS encoding DUF5999 family protein, giving the protein MCAHRPSCPAAGSPAARVVTVHVVAAHPEQGWHLLCDGTIVFDDTGELRPDGRVVAPHRVPAGRLAIAV; this is encoded by the coding sequence ATGTGTGCCCACCGGCCTTCCTGCCCCGCAGCCGGCTCGCCCGCCGCGCGGGTCGTGACCGTGCACGTCGTCGCCGCCCACCCCGAGCAGGGGTGGCACCTGCTGTGCGACGGCACGATCGTCTTCGACGACACCGGCGAGCTGCGGCCCGACGGCCGTGTCGTCGCGCCGCACCGGGTGCCCGCGGGGCGCCTGGCGATCGCGGTCTGA
- a CDS encoding alpha/beta fold hydrolase, which translates to MPDIQLTAGTVEYDDTGGDGPIVVLLHGLVHDATVWRKVLADLRTDHRVIAPTLPYGAHRRPMSRPPTPDLVNELIAEFLDRLDLTDVTLVESDCGRAQTVAARHPERLARLALVACEAFDNYPPGLPGKMIGAACRVPGGVSLLVRTLGLKPLRRLPVGIGALTKRPVPDAVVDGWLRPLRTDPAIRRDFRHYGTHVRRGELLEAAEGLRGFDRPALVVWATEDLMMPRAHGRRLAELLPQGRLVEVEDTRTLIAEDQPELLASLLREFIAEKR; encoded by the coding sequence ATGCCGGACATCCAACTGACCGCGGGAACCGTCGAGTACGACGACACCGGCGGCGACGGCCCGATCGTCGTCCTCCTCCACGGCCTCGTGCACGACGCGACCGTCTGGCGCAAGGTCCTCGCCGACCTGCGCACCGACCACCGGGTGATCGCGCCGACCCTGCCCTACGGCGCCCACCGCCGGCCCATGTCCCGGCCGCCCACGCCGGACCTGGTCAACGAACTGATCGCGGAGTTCCTCGACCGCCTGGACCTGACCGACGTCACCCTGGTCGAAAGCGACTGCGGACGGGCCCAGACGGTGGCGGCCAGGCACCCCGAGCGCCTCGCGCGGCTGGCGCTCGTCGCGTGCGAGGCCTTCGACAACTACCCGCCGGGCCTGCCCGGCAAGATGATCGGCGCCGCCTGCCGGGTGCCCGGCGGCGTGTCCCTGCTGGTCCGCACCCTGGGGTTGAAACCGCTGCGCCGCCTGCCCGTCGGCATCGGCGCGCTCACCAAGCGGCCCGTGCCGGACGCGGTCGTGGACGGCTGGCTGCGCCCGCTGCGTACCGACCCGGCTATCCGGCGCGACTTCAGGCACTACGGTACGCACGTCCGCCGCGGTGAACTGCTCGAGGCCGCCGAGGGGTTGCGCGGGTTCGACCGGCCCGCGCTCGTCGTCTGGGCGACCGAGGACCTGATGATGCCCCGCGCCCACGGCCGCCGCCTGGCCGAACTCCTGCCGCAGGGGCGGCTGGTGGAGGTCGAGGACACCCGGACACTGATCGCCGAGGACCAGCCGGAGCTGCTCGCCTCCCTGCTGCGGGAGTTCATCGCCGAGAAGCGCTGA
- a CDS encoding RidA family protein, with product MTAERVNPPELSPPTGFSHAVVATGTRVVFLAGQTALDTDGEVTGDTLPAQFQTALTNLLTALRAAGGTPADLARVTVYATDVAAYRTHAAELGRTWRELAGRDYPAMAVVEVVRLWDERALVELDGFAVLP from the coding sequence ATGACCGCCGAACGGGTGAACCCGCCCGAACTCTCCCCGCCCACCGGCTTCTCCCACGCCGTCGTCGCCACCGGCACCCGCGTCGTGTTCCTGGCCGGCCAGACCGCCCTCGACACCGACGGCGAGGTCACCGGCGACACCCTCCCCGCCCAGTTCCAGACGGCCCTCACCAACCTCCTGACCGCCCTGCGCGCCGCCGGCGGCACCCCCGCCGACCTCGCCCGCGTCACCGTCTACGCCACGGACGTCGCCGCCTACCGCACCCACGCCGCCGAACTCGGCCGCACCTGGCGCGAGCTGGCCGGCCGCGACTATCCGGCGATGGCGGTCGTGGAGGTCGTACGCCTGTGGGACGAACGGGCCCTGGTGGAACTCGACGGATTCGCCGTACTGCCATAG
- a CDS encoding acyl-CoA dehydrogenase family protein, with protein sequence MTAFSLEPSQLAWCAELRALAAGRLRPLAEKGEPGRVNRALLTELGTLGLLPRLFTSGALDLCLMRESLAHACTEAETALALQGLGAHPVHAHGTEAQRARWLPRVSDGSAVAAFALSEPDAGSDAAALRLRAEPDAGRSGPGRPATGSPGRQRPPSPDDTTRAAAGHRAEVDPPVPDAGRPAGRGDAGSGAEAGASAADAAWTVAGSPPGEARTRGGRGPAPIPVAADRDGRSGWRLTGEKCWISNAPEADFYTVFARTTPGAGARGVTAFLVPADRPGLTGTHLDMLSPHPIGALAFDAVPVTEDDVLGEPDRGFRVAMDTLNLFRPSVGAFAVGMAQAALDAALAHTTDRGAFGGRLRDLQTVSHQVAEMALRTEAARLMVYAAATAYDDSAPDVPRRAAMAKLLATETAQYVVDKAVQLHGARALRRGHLLEHLYREVRAPRVYEGASEVQRGIIAKELYRTLDATTEEAGA encoded by the coding sequence ATGACCGCATTCTCGCTCGAACCGTCACAACTCGCTTGGTGCGCGGAGCTGCGCGCCCTGGCCGCCGGACGGCTGCGCCCGCTGGCCGAGAAGGGCGAACCGGGCCGCGTGAACCGCGCCCTGCTCACCGAACTCGGCACCCTCGGCCTGCTGCCCCGCCTGTTCACCTCGGGCGCGCTCGACCTGTGCCTGATGCGCGAGTCCCTCGCCCACGCCTGCACCGAGGCCGAGACCGCCCTCGCCCTCCAGGGCCTCGGCGCCCACCCGGTGCACGCCCACGGCACCGAGGCCCAGCGCGCCCGCTGGCTGCCCCGCGTGAGCGACGGCAGCGCGGTGGCCGCCTTCGCCCTCAGCGAGCCCGACGCCGGCTCGGACGCGGCGGCGCTGAGGCTCAGGGCGGAACCGGACGCGGGGCGTTCAGGCCCGGGACGACCCGCCACCGGGTCCCCCGGCCGGCAACGCCCGCCCTCCCCGGACGACACCACGCGCGCCGCCGCCGGCCACCGCGCGGAGGTGGATCCGCCGGTCCCGGACGCCGGGCGGCCCGCCGGGCGGGGCGATGCGGGGTCCGGTGCGGAGGCGGGCGCGTCGGCGGCGGACGCGGCGTGGACCGTCGCCGGATCACCCCCCGGGGAGGCGCGCACGCGGGGCGGCCGCGGCCCTGCCCCGATCCCCGTGGCCGCCGACCGCGACGGCCGCTCCGGCTGGCGGCTCACCGGTGAGAAGTGCTGGATCTCCAACGCCCCCGAGGCCGACTTCTACACCGTCTTCGCCCGCACCACCCCTGGCGCCGGTGCCCGCGGCGTCACCGCCTTCCTCGTCCCCGCCGACCGTCCCGGCCTCACCGGCACCCACCTCGACATGCTCTCCCCGCACCCCATCGGCGCCCTCGCCTTCGACGCCGTGCCGGTCACCGAGGACGACGTGCTCGGCGAGCCGGACCGCGGCTTCCGGGTCGCCATGGACACCCTCAACCTGTTCCGCCCCAGCGTCGGCGCCTTCGCCGTCGGCATGGCGCAGGCCGCCCTGGACGCCGCCCTGGCGCACACCACCGACCGTGGTGCCTTCGGCGGCCGACTGCGCGACCTCCAGACCGTCTCCCACCAGGTCGCCGAGATGGCCCTGCGCACCGAGGCGGCCCGCCTCATGGTGTACGCGGCGGCGACGGCGTACGACGACAGCGCGCCGGACGTCCCGCGACGCGCCGCGATGGCGAAGCTCCTCGCCACCGAGACCGCCCAGTACGTCGTCGACAAGGCCGTCCAACTGCACGGCGCCCGCGCACTGCGCCGCGGCCACCTGCTCGAACACCTCTACCGCGAGGTGCGCGCCCCCCGCGTCTACGAGGGCGCGAGCGAGGTGCAACGCGGCATCATCGCCAAGGAGCTGTACCGAACCCTGGACGCGACTACCGAGGAGGCCGGCGCATGA
- a CDS encoding AMP-binding protein — protein sequence MSSPTRYAPCASPPRQRGRTAMADPHRADPHRSAHVDTFAREHLPPPDQWPELLFDLPQLRYPERLNCAAELLAGPPDDRPVFRTASGDRWTYGGLRDRVDRLAHLLTGDLGVVPGNRVLLRGPTTPWLAACWLAVLKAGAVAVTVLAQQRPHELRVICEIARVGHALCDVRAVDDLAEAEVPGLRITTYGGDAAGDLLTRTQAGTAPDRPYQAVDTAADDVALIAFTSGTTGRPKGCMHFHRDVLAIADTFSEHVLKPRPDDLFAGSPPLGFTFGLGGLVVFPMRAGASALLLEQAGPRQLLPAVAEHRVSVLFTAPTAYRAMLDELDAYDVTCLRRCVSAGENLPAATWQAWHERTGLRLINGIGATELLHIFVSAADDDIRPGTTGVPVPGWHARVQDGKGEPVADGEPGLLAVRGPVGCRYLADPRQREYVRGGWNITGDTYVREPDGYFRYVARADDMIISAGYNIAGPEVEDALLRHPDVVEAAVVGRPDAHRGQVVVAHAVLKEGAERDADALRAFLRSELAPYKCPREIVFLDALPRTATGKLQRYRLLAPHHPDADPDPRGDQA from the coding sequence CTGTCGTCACCAACACGATACGCTCCTTGCGCGAGCCCACCACGACAAAGGGGGCGAACCGCCATGGCAGATCCGCACCGCGCAGATCCGCACCGCTCGGCCCACGTCGACACCTTCGCGCGCGAGCACCTGCCGCCCCCGGACCAGTGGCCCGAGCTCCTCTTCGACCTGCCGCAACTGCGCTACCCCGAGCGGCTGAACTGCGCCGCCGAGCTGCTCGCCGGCCCGCCCGACGACCGCCCGGTCTTCCGCACCGCGTCCGGTGACCGCTGGACCTACGGCGGGCTGCGGGACCGCGTCGACCGGCTCGCCCACCTCCTCACCGGCGACCTCGGTGTGGTCCCGGGCAACCGGGTGCTGCTGCGCGGCCCCACCACCCCGTGGCTGGCCGCCTGCTGGCTGGCGGTGCTGAAGGCGGGCGCGGTGGCGGTGACCGTGCTGGCCCAGCAGCGCCCGCACGAACTGCGCGTCATCTGCGAGATCGCCCGGGTGGGGCACGCCCTGTGCGACGTCCGGGCCGTCGACGACCTCGCCGAGGCGGAGGTCCCCGGGCTGCGGATCACCACCTACGGCGGGGACGCGGCCGGCGACCTGCTCACCCGTACGCAGGCCGGCACCGCGCCGGACCGGCCGTACCAGGCCGTGGACACCGCGGCCGACGACGTGGCGCTGATCGCCTTCACCTCGGGGACCACCGGGCGGCCCAAGGGCTGCATGCACTTCCACCGCGACGTGCTGGCGATCGCCGACACCTTCTCCGAGCACGTGCTCAAGCCGCGCCCCGACGACCTCTTCGCGGGCAGCCCCCCGCTCGGTTTCACCTTCGGGCTCGGCGGGCTGGTGGTCTTCCCGATGCGGGCCGGGGCGAGCGCGCTGCTCCTCGAACAGGCGGGCCCGAGGCAGCTCTTGCCCGCGGTCGCCGAGCACCGGGTGTCGGTGCTGTTCACCGCGCCGACGGCGTACCGCGCGATGCTCGACGAGCTGGACGCGTACGACGTGACGTGTCTGCGCCGCTGCGTCTCGGCGGGCGAGAACCTGCCCGCGGCCACCTGGCAAGCCTGGCACGAGCGCACCGGACTGCGCCTCATCAACGGCATCGGCGCGACCGAGCTGCTGCACATCTTCGTCTCCGCGGCCGACGACGACATCAGGCCCGGCACGACCGGCGTCCCGGTGCCGGGATGGCACGCGCGCGTACAGGACGGGAAGGGCGAGCCGGTGGCCGACGGGGAGCCCGGGCTGCTGGCGGTGCGCGGGCCGGTGGGCTGCCGGTACCTCGCCGATCCGCGGCAGCGGGAGTACGTGCGCGGCGGCTGGAACATCACCGGCGACACCTACGTCCGCGAGCCCGACGGCTACTTCCGCTACGTGGCCCGCGCCGACGACATGATCATCTCCGCCGGGTACAACATCGCCGGGCCGGAGGTGGAGGACGCGCTGCTGCGCCATCCGGACGTGGTGGAGGCGGCCGTGGTGGGCCGGCCCGACGCGCACCGCGGACAGGTCGTGGTGGCCCACGCCGTACTGAAGGAGGGCGCCGAGCGGGACGCCGACGCGTTGCGCGCGTTCCTCCGGTCCGAGCTGGCGCCGTACAAGTGCCCGCGCGAGATCGTCTTCCTGGACGCGCTGCCGCGCACGGCGACCGGCAAGCTGCAGCGCTACCGGCTCCTGGCCCCGCACCATCCCGATGCCGATCCCGATCCCCGGGGCGACCAGGCGTGA
- a CDS encoding PaaX family transcriptional regulator, which yields MINVSDQHAQHAPRSLIVTLYGAYGRFAPGPVPVAELIRLLAAVGVDAPSVRSSVSRLKRRGLLLPARTAEGAAGYELSDEARQLLEDGDRRIYATTPYADEGWVLAVFSVPESERQKRHVLRSRLAGLGFGSAAPGVWIAPARLYEETRHALGRLGLDTYVDFFRGEHLGFTPTAEAAARWWDLTAIAKEHEAFLDRHARVLHDWERRADTPPEEAYRDYLLALDSWRHLPYTDPGLPDRLLPEDWPGTRSAAVFRALHERLRDAGAVYATPGAPTDRPDP from the coding sequence ATGATCAACGTGTCCGACCAGCACGCGCAGCACGCCCCGAGATCCCTGATCGTCACGCTCTACGGCGCGTACGGCCGTTTCGCGCCGGGCCCGGTGCCCGTCGCCGAGCTGATCCGGCTGCTGGCCGCGGTCGGGGTGGACGCCCCCTCCGTACGCTCGTCGGTGTCCCGGCTGAAGCGGCGCGGGCTGCTCCTGCCCGCACGCACGGCCGAGGGCGCGGCCGGTTACGAACTGTCCGACGAGGCGAGGCAGTTGCTGGAGGACGGCGATCGGCGCATCTACGCCACGACGCCCTACGCGGACGAGGGCTGGGTGCTCGCCGTGTTCTCCGTGCCCGAGTCGGAGCGGCAGAAGCGGCACGTGCTGCGCTCCCGCCTGGCCGGTCTCGGCTTCGGCAGCGCGGCCCCCGGTGTGTGGATCGCCCCGGCCCGTCTGTACGAGGAGACCCGGCACGCGCTGGGCCGCCTGGGCCTGGACACCTACGTGGACTTCTTCCGGGGTGAGCACCTGGGCTTCACGCCGACCGCCGAGGCGGCGGCCCGCTGGTGGGACCTGACCGCGATCGCCAAGGAGCACGAGGCGTTCCTCGACCGCCACGCGCGCGTGCTGCACGACTGGGAGCGCCGGGCCGACACCCCGCCCGAGGAGGCGTACCGCGACTATCTCCTCGCCCTGGACTCCTGGCGTCACCTGCCCTACACCGACCCGGGGCTGCCCGACCGCCTGCTGCCCGAGGACTGGCCGGGCACCCGCTCGGCGGCCGTCTTCCGGGCCCTGCACGAGCGGCTGCGCGACGCGGGCGCGGTCTACGCGACGCCCGGGGCACCCACGGACCGCCCAGACCCGTGA
- a CDS encoding sulfotransferase family protein, with amino-acid sequence MSLARNLNRALTVTTGLQVRRAPQAAKDAKGKRAAPPPEPAERPAATYRCPSAEELATDRLLRQPVFIISSIRSGSTLLRMMLGAHPRLHAPHELHIGRLEVTCTNWFSERAMGVLGLERGDLEHLLWDRVLHRELVRSGKDFVVEKTPANAYMYRRLKDCWPDARFVFLLRHPESIARSWHESDPVKRPYDKAVTDVLRYMTAVEEARAADAEGFTVRYEDVTADPEREMRRLCAFLGVDYAPAMLNYGRKSGRELVRGLGDWRENIRTGTVQPGRALPKEDEVPERLRGICAAWGYTS; translated from the coding sequence ATGAGTCTCGCGCGCAACTTGAACCGGGCCCTCACCGTCACCACCGGCCTCCAGGTACGGAGAGCCCCCCAGGCAGCTAAGGACGCGAAGGGGAAGAGGGCCGCCCCGCCGCCGGAGCCCGCGGAGCGGCCGGCTGCCACGTACCGGTGTCCGTCGGCCGAGGAGCTGGCGACCGACCGGCTGCTGCGGCAGCCCGTCTTCATCATCTCGTCCATCCGCTCCGGTTCCACCCTGCTGCGCATGATGCTCGGCGCCCACCCGCGGCTGCACGCCCCGCACGAGCTGCACATCGGCCGCTTGGAGGTCACCTGCACCAACTGGTTCTCCGAGCGCGCGATGGGCGTCCTCGGCCTGGAGCGCGGTGATCTGGAGCATCTGCTGTGGGACCGCGTCCTGCACCGTGAACTGGTCAGGTCGGGCAAGGACTTCGTGGTCGAGAAGACTCCGGCCAACGCGTACATGTACCGACGCCTCAAGGACTGCTGGCCCGACGCCCGCTTCGTCTTCCTGCTGCGCCACCCGGAGTCGATCGCCCGTTCCTGGCACGAGAGCGATCCCGTCAAGCGGCCGTACGACAAGGCCGTCACCGACGTCCTGCGCTATATGACGGCCGTCGAGGAGGCCCGCGCGGCCGACGCCGAGGGATTCACCGTGCGCTATGAGGACGTCACCGCCGACCCCGAGCGGGAGATGCGCCGCCTGTGCGCGTTCCTCGGTGTCGACTACGCGCCGGCGATGCTGAACTACGGCAGGAAGAGTGGCCGTGAGCTGGTCCGCGGGCTCGGCGACTGGCGGGAGAACATCCGCACCGGCACCGTGCAGCCGGGGCGCGCGCTGCCGAAGGAGGACGAGGTCCCCGAGCGGTTGCGCGGGATCTGCGCGGCCTGGGGCTACACGTCCTGA
- a CDS encoding bifunctional salicylyl-CoA 5-hydroxylase/oxidoreductase: MAGAVTVPAKGTRGSAGRGARPATDHPRSPHETDRPLRVAVVGGGPGGLYAAVLLKRLDPHRQVTVWERNAPDDTFGFGVVLSDETLGGIEHADAVVYAALKKDFVRWDDIAIVHRGTRHTSQGHGFAALGRHRLLEILHERCHALGVELRFRTEAPDPVLLAETHDLVVAADGVHSTTREAYRDAFRPTLTGHRCRYIWLAADFALDAFRFEIAETEHGVMQLHGYPYSRPSPGHVSASRSAGPQGRSASTVIVEMREEVWRAAGFDDMDEGESVDRCAKIFADALGGRPLRPDKSTWTTFRTVVNERWSHGNTVLVGDAAHTAHFSIGSGTKLAVEDALALAACLEEQPTLTQALTAYEEERRPVVASTQRAARASLEWFEDLSRYLDQPPRQFAFNLLTRSRRVTHENLRLRDARFTGSVEREFGCPPGTPPMFTPFRLRGLTLRNRVVVSPMDMYSATDGVPGDFHLVHLGARALGGAGLVMTEMVCVSEQGRITPGCAGLYTGRQGEAWKRITDFVHARAPGTAIGVQLGHSGRKGSTRLMWEGMDEPLPDGNWPLVAASALPYKPGGQTPRALSRAQLTDVREQFTAAAARAARAGFDLLELHCAHGYLLSGFLSPLTNHRTDAYGGSPQKRLRFPLEVFDAVRAVWPEDRPMTVRVSATDWAEGGTSPEEAVAIARAFAAHGADALDVSTGQVVADERPRFGRSYQTPYADRVRHEAGVPVIAVGAISSWDDVNSLILAGRTDLCALARPHLYDPHWTLHAAAEQGYEGPGAVWPAPYRAGSRRPVTGRTDAPKPRLTLRGPRQDV, from the coding sequence ATGGCGGGGGCGGTGACCGTGCCGGCGAAAGGGACGCGGGGCAGTGCCGGTCGCGGGGCGCGGCCGGCCACGGACCACCCGCGGTCGCCGCACGAGACAGACCGCCCCCTGCGTGTGGCGGTCGTCGGCGGCGGCCCCGGCGGCCTCTACGCCGCCGTCCTCCTCAAACGCCTCGACCCCCACCGTCAGGTCACCGTCTGGGAACGCAACGCCCCCGACGACACCTTCGGCTTCGGGGTCGTCCTGTCCGACGAAACCCTGGGCGGCATCGAACACGCCGACGCGGTCGTCTACGCGGCGCTCAAGAAGGACTTCGTCCGCTGGGACGACATCGCGATCGTGCACCGGGGCACCCGCCACACCTCCCAAGGGCACGGCTTCGCGGCTCTCGGCCGACACCGCCTCCTGGAGATCCTGCACGAGCGCTGCCACGCCCTCGGCGTCGAGCTGCGCTTTCGCACCGAGGCACCGGACCCGGTCCTGCTGGCGGAGACGCACGACCTCGTCGTCGCCGCCGACGGAGTGCACAGCACCACCCGCGAGGCCTACCGCGACGCGTTCCGGCCCACCCTCACCGGCCACCGGTGCCGCTACATCTGGCTGGCCGCCGACTTCGCCCTCGACGCCTTCCGCTTCGAGATCGCCGAGACCGAGCACGGCGTGATGCAGCTCCACGGCTACCCGTACTCCCGCCCGTCACCCGGCCACGTTTCCGCGAGCAGGTCCGCCGGGCCGCAGGGCCGGTCCGCGTCGACCGTCATCGTGGAGATGCGCGAGGAGGTCTGGCGGGCGGCCGGCTTCGACGACATGGACGAAGGAGAGTCCGTCGACCGCTGCGCCAAGATCTTCGCGGACGCCCTCGGCGGCCGGCCGCTGAGGCCCGACAAGTCGACGTGGACCACGTTCCGCACCGTGGTCAACGAACGCTGGTCGCACGGCAACACCGTCCTCGTCGGCGACGCCGCCCACACCGCCCACTTCTCCATCGGCTCCGGCACCAAGCTGGCCGTGGAGGACGCCCTCGCGCTCGCCGCCTGCCTGGAGGAACAGCCCACCCTCACGCAGGCGCTCACCGCCTACGAGGAGGAGCGGCGGCCCGTCGTCGCCTCCACGCAGCGGGCGGCCCGGGCCAGCCTGGAGTGGTTCGAGGACCTCTCCCGGTACCTGGACCAGCCGCCCCGCCAGTTCGCCTTCAACCTGCTCACCCGGAGCCGCCGCGTCACCCACGAGAACCTGCGGCTGCGCGACGCCCGTTTCACCGGCTCCGTCGAGCGCGAGTTCGGCTGCCCGCCCGGCACACCCCCGATGTTCACCCCGTTCCGGCTGCGCGGCCTGACCCTGCGCAACCGCGTCGTCGTCTCCCCGATGGACATGTACTCGGCCACCGACGGCGTGCCCGGCGACTTCCACCTGGTCCACCTGGGGGCCAGGGCCCTCGGCGGCGCCGGACTGGTCATGACCGAGATGGTGTGCGTCAGCGAGCAGGGCCGCATCACCCCCGGCTGCGCGGGTCTCTACACCGGCCGGCAGGGCGAGGCGTGGAAGCGGATCACGGACTTCGTGCACGCGCGGGCGCCCGGCACCGCGATCGGCGTGCAGCTCGGGCACAGCGGACGCAAGGGCTCGACGCGGCTGATGTGGGAGGGCATGGACGAACCGCTCCCCGACGGCAACTGGCCCCTCGTCGCCGCCTCCGCACTGCCCTACAAGCCGGGTGGCCAGACCCCGCGCGCCCTGTCCCGGGCGCAGCTCACGGACGTCCGGGAGCAGTTCACGGCCGCCGCCGCCCGGGCCGCCCGGGCCGGTTTCGACCTGCTCGAACTGCACTGCGCCCACGGGTACCTGCTCTCCGGCTTCCTGTCCCCGCTCACGAACCACCGCACCGACGCCTACGGCGGCTCACCGCAGAAGCGGCTCCGCTTCCCGCTGGAGGTCTTCGACGCCGTACGCGCCGTGTGGCCCGAGGACCGGCCCATGACCGTACGCGTGTCCGCCACGGACTGGGCCGAGGGCGGCACGAGCCCCGAGGAGGCCGTGGCGATCGCCCGCGCCTTCGCGGCGCACGGCGCCGACGCCCTCGACGTGTCCACGGGGCAGGTCGTGGCGGATGAGCGCCCTCGATTCGGGCGGTCGTACCAGACGCCGTACGCGGACCGCGTCCGGCACGAGGCGGGCGTCCCGGTGATCGCCGTGGGCGCGATCTCCTCCTGGGACGACGTGAACTCGCTGATCCTGGCGGGCCGCACCGACCTGTGCGCACTCGCCCGCCCCCACCTCTACGACCCGCACTGGACGCTGCACGCGGCCGCCGAGCAGGGCTACGAGGGGCCGGGGGCCGTGTGGCCCGCACCGTACCGGGCGGGCAGCCGCCGGCCGGTGACCGGACGCACCGATGCCCCCAAGCCGAGGCTCACGCTGCGCGGCCCGCGTCAGGACGTGTAG
- a CDS encoding enoyl-CoA hydratase family protein, whose amino-acid sequence MSPFTGSAAPTPDWRHLRVDLTDGVATVTLARPDKLNALTFEAYADLRDLLAELSRSRSVRALVLAGEGRGFCSGGDVEEIIGATLSMDTAQLLDFNRMTGQVVRAVRECPFPVIAALHGVAAGAGAVLALAADFRVADPTARFAFLFTRVGLSGGDMGAAYLLPRVVGLGHATRLLMLGEPVRAPEAERIGLISELTDEGRAEEAARSLARRLADGPALAYAQTKALLTAELDMPLAAAVELDAATQALLMNGEDYAEFHTAFTQKRPPKWRGR is encoded by the coding sequence ATGAGTCCCTTCACCGGCTCCGCCGCCCCCACCCCCGACTGGCGGCACCTGCGCGTCGATCTCACCGACGGCGTCGCCACCGTCACCCTCGCCCGGCCCGACAAGCTCAACGCCCTCACCTTCGAGGCCTACGCCGACCTGCGCGACCTCCTCGCCGAGCTGTCCCGGTCGAGGTCCGTACGGGCTCTGGTGCTGGCCGGCGAGGGACGCGGCTTCTGCTCCGGGGGCGACGTCGAAGAGATCATCGGCGCGACCCTGTCCATGGACACCGCCCAGTTGCTGGACTTCAACCGCATGACGGGCCAGGTGGTGCGGGCCGTCAGGGAGTGCCCGTTCCCGGTGATCGCCGCGCTGCACGGCGTCGCGGCGGGCGCGGGCGCGGTCCTCGCGCTGGCCGCCGACTTCCGGGTCGCCGACCCGACCGCCCGCTTCGCCTTCCTCTTCACCCGCGTCGGCCTGTCCGGCGGCGACATGGGCGCCGCCTACCTGCTGCCCCGCGTCGTCGGACTCGGCCACGCCACCCGGCTGCTGATGCTCGGCGAACCGGTGCGGGCGCCCGAGGCCGAGCGGATCGGCCTGATCAGCGAGCTGACCGACGAGGGCCGGGCCGAGGAGGCCGCCCGGTCCCTCGCCCGCCGCCTGGCCGACGGCCCAGCCCTGGCGTACGCCCAGACCAAAGCCCTCCTCACCGCCGAACTGGACATGCCGCTCGCGGCGGCGGTGGAGCTGGACGCCGCCACCCAGGCCCTCCTGATGAACGGCGAGGACTACGCCGAGTTCCACACGGCCTTCACGCAGAAGCGCCCGCCGAAATGGCGGGGGCGGTGA
- a CDS encoding ATP-binding protein: MKAGQDDSLLRNGLAVHDHPQAPASWRIALPHSAAAVPVARALVRTALAELEHTADGDTAELLTAELVANAVEHTSGGSPIELVVELMPTGCQVEVHDPDPAPPGDLTRPGVEPPDPWQEHGRGLLLIRALSSSCGHRPNGAGKAVWFRLPAVPAQRRPPA; this comes from the coding sequence TTGAAAGCAGGACAGGACGACAGCCTGCTCCGGAACGGACTCGCCGTGCACGATCATCCCCAAGCTCCCGCCTCCTGGCGCATCGCGCTGCCGCACTCCGCCGCGGCCGTGCCGGTCGCCCGTGCCCTGGTCCGTACGGCGCTGGCCGAGCTGGAGCACACGGCGGACGGCGACACCGCGGAGCTGCTCACGGCGGAGCTGGTCGCCAACGCCGTCGAGCACACCTCGGGCGGGTCGCCGATCGAGCTGGTGGTGGAGCTGATGCCGACCGGCTGCCAGGTCGAGGTGCACGACCCGGACCCGGCGCCGCCCGGTGACCTCACCCGGCCCGGTGTGGAGCCGCCCGACCCCTGGCAGGAGCACGGGCGAGGTCTGCTGCTGATCCGCGCCCTGAGCTCGTCCTGCGGTCACCGGCCCAACGGGGCGGGCAAGGCGGTCTGGTTCAGGCTCCCCGCGGTACCCGCTCAGCGTCGCCCTCCGGCGTGA